One region of Duncaniella freteri genomic DNA includes:
- a CDS encoding LptF/LptG family permease: MIRIKRMDTFILQSFLPLFVMTFCICLFIVLMQFLWRYIDDLVGKGLGVDVISELFFYAALTMVPMALPLAILLASLMIFGNLGENFELTAMKASGISLLRTMAPLIVLMVLIAAGAFFFQNNVLPIAQTKMYTLLYSVRQKSPELEIPEGVFYDQIPGYNLFIEHKNRDTGVLYDMMIYDVSRGFENSSIILADSGKMSFTADKTHLFLELWSGESFENLKDAATGMKNVPYRRETFDVKEIMVTFDSNFNRMDEQGMRNQYVGKNMAELRATIDSVQQRVDSLGMEYSNSLRETPHMNIMPYRISSDTTGTRIRTPNPSVKMARAMDVDSVFRGSSSGVGINYLQTALAKSQRNKQEYEYRSLTMADDTRTIRRHSIELMKKFTLSFACIIFFFIGAPLGAIIRKGGLGTPLVISVFLFIFYYIIDNMGYKLARDGKWPVWQGMWLSAAVLLPLGIFFTYKAVNDSAVFNKDAYLNFFRRFFGVSETRSVEMKEIVMEEVRPAIALERLNRLKDMVAGFLADNPPSQSYISYWRKGYDRDSLHAIRDYEESIVERLSNSRDKMVIIRLMDMPILRSLWFIEPSSNRWLSNIMIALFPIGIPIWLYGRYTQKQLRHDLDTVSKVSSQLITLIENGTDKA, from the coding sequence ATGATACGTATCAAGCGTATGGACACCTTCATCCTGCAGAGCTTCCTGCCTCTGTTTGTGATGACGTTCTGTATATGCCTGTTCATCGTGCTTATGCAATTTCTGTGGCGTTACATCGACGACCTCGTAGGCAAGGGCCTCGGGGTCGACGTCATATCCGAACTGTTCTTCTACGCCGCACTCACCATGGTGCCGATGGCTCTCCCGCTCGCCATACTCCTGGCTTCGCTCATGATATTCGGCAACCTCGGCGAGAACTTCGAGCTAACGGCGATGAAAGCATCCGGCATATCTCTGTTGCGCACAATGGCTCCGCTCATCGTGCTGATGGTGCTGATAGCCGCTGGAGCATTCTTCTTCCAGAACAACGTGCTCCCCATCGCGCAGACCAAGATGTACACCCTCCTCTACTCCGTAAGGCAGAAATCACCCGAACTGGAGATCCCTGAAGGCGTGTTCTACGACCAGATACCGGGCTACAACCTCTTCATAGAACATAAGAACCGCGACACAGGCGTGCTCTACGACATGATGATCTACGACGTGTCACGCGGATTCGAGAACTCCTCTATCATCCTTGCCGACTCAGGAAAGATGAGCTTCACGGCCGACAAGACCCACCTCTTTCTCGAACTGTGGAGCGGAGAATCGTTCGAGAACCTCAAAGACGCAGCCACAGGCATGAAGAACGTCCCATACCGGCGTGAAACATTCGACGTGAAAGAGATAATGGTGACATTCGACTCCAACTTCAACCGAATGGACGAGCAGGGTATGCGCAACCAGTATGTGGGAAAGAACATGGCAGAACTGAGAGCAACGATCGACTCCGTGCAGCAACGTGTCGACTCGCTCGGCATGGAATATTCCAATTCCCTGCGCGAGACCCCCCACATGAATATAATGCCCTATCGCATCTCCTCCGATACAACAGGAACCCGCATCAGAACCCCTAACCCATCCGTGAAAATGGCGCGGGCGATGGATGTCGACTCCGTGTTCCGAGGCTCATCGTCGGGTGTAGGCATAAACTATCTTCAGACGGCTCTCGCCAAATCGCAGCGCAACAAGCAGGAGTACGAATACCGCAGTCTCACCATGGCCGACGACACCCGCACCATACGCCGCCACTCCATTGAGCTGATGAAGAAATTCACCCTCTCCTTCGCCTGCATCATATTCTTCTTCATCGGAGCACCGCTCGGAGCCATAATCCGCAAAGGAGGTCTCGGCACACCGCTCGTCATATCGGTATTCCTGTTCATATTCTACTATATCATCGACAACATGGGCTACAAGCTCGCCCGCGACGGCAAGTGGCCCGTATGGCAAGGGATGTGGCTCAGTGCCGCCGTCCTGTTGCCATTAGGAATATTCTTCACCTACAAGGCAGTAAACGACTCGGCAGTGTTCAACAAGGATGCCTATCTCAACTTCTTCCGTCGCTTCTTCGGAGTGAGCGAGACCCGCTCTGTGGAAATGAAGGAAATAGTCATGGAGGAGGTGCGCCCGGCAATAGCCCTGGAGCGGCTCAACCGGCTCAAGGATATGGTAGCCGGATTCCTCGCTGACAATCCGCCATCACAGTCCTACATATCCTACTGGCGCAAAGGATACGACCGCGACAGCCTCCACGCCATCCGCGACTACGAGGAAAGCATAGTGGAACGCCTATCCAACTCACGCGACAAGATGGTGATAATAAGGCTCATGGATATGCCTATACTGCGCTCGCTGTGGTTCATCGAACCGTCATCCAACCGATGGCTCAGCAACATAATGATAGCACTCTTCCCCATCGGGATACCCATATGGCTCTACGGCAGATACACCCAGAAACAGCTTCGCCATGACCTGGACACCGTGAGCAAAGTATCATCCCAACTCATAACACTCATCGAAAATGGAACAGATAAAGCTTGA
- a CDS encoding helix-turn-helix domain-containing protein: MVNYDTGLASVYNGMGILSTNIERDYQGALKYFFKGIDAAKRGEDERLNSLLLANVALMYYICKDATGLRYARECYDYGHRTSDDYLSYFGAIVMSYFYLLDNDDRLALKYIREAEYIHNTKGLSDYGNLYNTYGNVLYHQGDMVGAKDCFHRVIANSADIDSDRARAYAALSDISNGKGDHIKALELLDSALSNTVEGILFISRPEIIGKMADIHHKLGNNDKAAILKAQAKRESTILSNAINTDAIEELRAKYDLERAENDIARQHIQLIEKQNIVNILIAAVVIILVVLTSTVVMYRRKNLLYRAIVAQATESAHEENRLRETIRHLEEKLISSSHGPETSHEYESEASEQNASANVTPLSAERLRDLTARFDALMLDPAVYTDNLITKEKIARMLGTNRTYISRLVNERYGMTFTRYINSLRIKEAVRRLSDPADPTSLKDLADMLGFNSMTTFYSQFNACTGMTPASFRNQSNKRK, encoded by the coding sequence ATGGTCAACTACGACACCGGTCTTGCTTCAGTATACAACGGCATGGGAATACTCAGCACCAACATCGAGCGAGACTACCAGGGTGCATTGAAATACTTCTTCAAAGGGATCGATGCAGCCAAGCGCGGAGAGGATGAACGGCTCAATTCGCTGCTGCTCGCCAATGTGGCACTGATGTACTACATCTGCAAGGACGCGACAGGACTAAGATACGCCCGGGAATGTTACGACTACGGTCACCGCACATCCGACGATTATCTCTCCTACTTCGGAGCCATCGTCATGTCATACTTCTATCTGCTCGACAACGACGACCGTCTTGCACTCAAATACATCCGCGAAGCAGAGTATATACACAACACAAAAGGGCTCTCCGACTACGGCAATCTTTACAACACCTATGGGAATGTGCTGTACCATCAGGGAGATATGGTCGGCGCAAAGGACTGTTTCCACAGAGTAATAGCCAACTCTGCCGATATCGATTCCGACCGTGCAAGGGCATACGCCGCACTCTCCGACATAAGCAATGGCAAAGGCGACCATATCAAAGCCCTGGAACTTCTTGATTCGGCCCTCAGCAACACCGTAGAAGGCATCCTGTTCATCTCCCGACCCGAAATCATAGGGAAAATGGCAGACATACACCACAAGCTCGGCAACAATGACAAAGCAGCCATACTCAAAGCTCAGGCAAAACGCGAGAGCACAATCCTAAGCAACGCGATAAACACAGATGCCATAGAAGAACTGCGCGCCAAATACGACCTCGAACGTGCAGAGAACGACATCGCGCGGCAACATATTCAACTAATCGAGAAACAGAACATAGTAAACATTCTCATAGCGGCAGTAGTGATAATCCTCGTAGTATTGACCTCGACTGTCGTTATGTACCGTCGCAAAAACCTACTTTACAGAGCCATTGTGGCACAGGCTACCGAATCGGCCCACGAAGAGAACCGCCTGCGCGAGACAATACGCCATCTTGAAGAAAAGCTCATCAGTTCATCCCACGGACCCGAGACATCCCATGAATACGAAAGCGAAGCGTCCGAGCAGAACGCATCAGCAAACGTCACACCACTTTCCGCAGAACGCCTGAGAGACCTCACGGCACGTTTCGACGCTCTTATGCTCGATCCGGCAGTGTACACCGACAATCTTATTACCAAGGAAAAGATCGCACGCATGCTCGGGACCAACCGCACATACATATCCCGCCTTGTGAACGAACGTTACGGAATGACCTTCACCCGCTACATCAACTCACTCCGCATCAAAGAAGCTGTGCGCCGTCTTTCCGACCCTGCCGACCCCACATCTCTCAAGGACCTCGCCGACATGCTGGGATTCAATTCCATGACCACATTCTACTCCCAGTTCAACGCCTGCACCGGCATGACTCCGGCTTCATTCCGTAATCAGAGCAACAAACGGAAATAA
- a CDS encoding bifunctional 3,4-dihydroxy-2-butanone-4-phosphate synthase/GTP cyclohydrolase II — translation MEQIKLDTIEEALADLREGKFVIVVDDEDRENEGDLIIAAEKVTPEHVNFMITNARGELCAPITISRCKELKLGYQVDDNTSMLGTPFTVTADLLPGCTTGVSAHDRAATIRALADPTVKPEDFGRPGHIHPLYAQDAGVLRRPGHTEASIDLARLAGLYPAASLIEILNEDGTMARLPQLRKKADKWGLKLVSIRDLIAYRLRTESLVEQGVEVDMPTAYGHFRLIPFRQKSNGLEHIALIKGELSADTPVLVRVHSSCATGDIFGSMRCDCGEQLHKAMEMIEKEGRGAILYLNQEGRGIGLMEKIRAYKLQEEGLDTVDANLHLGHKADERDYGVGAQILRLLNIQKMRLITNNPIKRKGLEGFGLEVIENVPMEIPVNPYNRRYMLTKQQRMGHKLHI, via the coding sequence ATGGAACAGATAAAGCTTGACACCATTGAAGAAGCTCTCGCCGATCTCCGCGAAGGCAAGTTTGTGATCGTTGTCGACGACGAGGACCGCGAAAACGAGGGCGACCTCATAATCGCAGCCGAAAAGGTCACACCCGAGCATGTCAATTTCATGATCACCAACGCCCGCGGCGAGCTGTGTGCCCCCATCACCATCTCACGCTGCAAAGAACTCAAGCTCGGATACCAGGTCGATGACAACACATCGATGCTCGGCACCCCATTCACCGTCACAGCCGATCTCCTCCCCGGATGCACCACAGGCGTATCCGCCCACGACAGGGCCGCAACAATCCGCGCCCTTGCCGACCCAACGGTAAAACCCGAGGACTTCGGCAGACCTGGACACATACACCCTCTCTACGCCCAGGACGCAGGAGTGCTCCGCCGCCCCGGACACACCGAAGCCTCCATCGATCTCGCACGCCTTGCCGGACTATACCCCGCAGCCTCGCTCATCGAGATACTCAATGAGGACGGAACAATGGCACGCCTGCCGCAGCTACGCAAGAAAGCCGACAAATGGGGACTGAAACTCGTGTCGATCCGCGACCTCATCGCCTACCGTCTACGCACCGAATCGCTCGTTGAGCAAGGGGTCGAGGTCGACATGCCCACAGCCTACGGCCACTTCCGCCTCATCCCATTCCGCCAGAAAAGCAACGGACTTGAACACATCGCCCTCATAAAAGGAGAGCTCTCAGCCGACACCCCGGTGCTCGTGCGCGTCCACTCATCCTGCGCCACAGGCGACATATTCGGGTCGATGCGATGCGACTGCGGAGAGCAGCTCCACAAGGCAATGGAGATGATCGAAAAAGAAGGAAGGGGAGCCATACTCTACCTCAACCAGGAAGGCAGAGGCATAGGTCTGATGGAGAAAATCAGAGCCTACAAACTCCAGGAGGAAGGGCTCGACACAGTGGACGCCAACCTCCACCTGGGCCATAAGGCCGACGAGCGCGACTACGGCGTCGGAGCACAGATACTCCGCCTTCTCAACATTCAGAAGATGCGCCTCATCACCAACAACCCCATCAAGCGCAAAGGTCTCGAAGGATTCGGACTGGAAGTCATCGAGAACGTGCCGATGGAAATACCGGTCAACCCCTACAACCGCCGCTACATGCTCACCAAGCAGCAGCGCATGGGCCACAAACTGCATATCTAA
- a CDS encoding SusC/RagA family TonB-linked outer membrane protein — MKLLSDLSSRRIVSLLSLAVTALLMTVNAQNTREISGIVLDELGDPIAGATVSEVPVQATDSKAMVATDINGHFSLRINHPDVKEIEVHFIGYHKKTIALTPGKNDYKIELAPNAEALSEVVVTGYQTISKERATGSFAKVDRKQLEAQRISSVDDMLEGHVAGYTDGRIRGVTSMKGVTTPLYVIDGFPVERTEVTYAGGGFSESVPDINIDDIESITVLKDAAATSIYGARAANGVIVITTKKAKEGQINISASATFSIKPYKRDWTYGSSSKDEIDAAREWIAQNPNFHNAEAAGYASTMLKNSSNLLPHQKAIYQRYAGSITQQQLDSMLDNWSSQGYRYYDEADGIEMRDATTQRYNLSVSSANDRNSFVGTIAYHRDNLNSKHSFNEGVDISLRNSLNMTKWASLDLGAYVNYSNKQTAGYSLSSPGFNIAPYMSLYNEDGSTIVSSQEDRLDSSRLEAINKHGLYSEDIDPMDELGRSNITDGDLLTRIYARLNFRITDWLRFTSQFQYEFGNFEHKQIREKETYAVRNKINNFASSSDGINTIYNLPYGDIYEHLTNNQRAYNFRNQLDFNKTFADIHDLTAIAGFEMRHSRIRFESNTLYGYDDDLLQWTVVDQSAIQSMSGAIFGRPWISANDFSSVNELTNRFISFYGNIAYTFNDRYMINGSIRTDRTNLYGTSSKYQGKPIWSAGAAWRIDQENFFNPSWINMLKLRLSHGIGGNIAKNQWPYTVASYGTNTHPGVGGTQGTISARPNPKLRWEKTTTTNIGIDFAMFSNRLNGSVEYYNKKGSDLMSSANGISVEGQGSTTNVINNGEMTNRGFEMNISGNIIQGNEWSWSMQGVIGYNHSEVGTVEVKAPMYVLQLDYPEDFPRTGLPFTAMYGYQWAGLSAEGLPQVYDAAGNICTKNTPTSIDDIVYLGSYTPTYSGSLSTNLRWRDLTLSALMLFEGGHKIRCTQFNYSDRWKKPGDEAFTDVPRYVASENPDLYCNMDLYNRSSAVIKDASNLRLRNISLSYRLPRQLCSGFYAKDARIMLGVENIATFAKTKAAKFTLGGYERPTYMVSLNLNF, encoded by the coding sequence ATGAAACTACTGTCCGACTTATCATCCCGTCGCATCGTTTCGCTCCTCTCATTAGCCGTCACTGCATTGCTGATGACTGTAAATGCACAAAACACGCGAGAAATCTCAGGCATAGTCCTCGACGAGCTTGGCGACCCAATTGCCGGAGCCACTGTCAGTGAAGTCCCGGTACAGGCCACCGATTCCAAAGCAATGGTGGCAACCGACATCAACGGACATTTCTCTCTGCGCATCAACCATCCTGATGTCAAAGAGATAGAAGTCCACTTCATCGGCTATCATAAAAAGACGATAGCATTGACACCCGGAAAAAACGACTACAAAATCGAGCTTGCCCCAAACGCCGAAGCCCTCAGCGAAGTAGTGGTCACAGGCTATCAGACAATATCCAAAGAGCGTGCCACCGGATCATTCGCCAAAGTGGACCGCAAGCAGCTTGAAGCGCAACGCATATCATCAGTGGACGACATGCTCGAAGGGCATGTGGCAGGCTACACCGACGGCAGAATACGAGGAGTTACATCAATGAAAGGTGTGACAACACCCTTGTATGTTATTGACGGATTCCCGGTGGAACGCACAGAAGTCACCTATGCCGGAGGAGGTTTCTCCGAATCTGTGCCTGACATAAACATCGATGACATCGAAAGCATAACAGTGCTCAAGGATGCCGCCGCGACATCAATCTACGGAGCACGAGCCGCCAACGGAGTCATAGTCATCACCACAAAGAAAGCCAAGGAAGGACAAATCAACATATCCGCTTCCGCAACATTCTCAATCAAGCCTTACAAGCGTGACTGGACCTACGGCTCCAGCTCCAAGGATGAGATCGATGCCGCCCGGGAGTGGATAGCCCAAAACCCTAATTTCCACAATGCGGAAGCCGCAGGTTACGCCTCCACAATGCTTAAAAATTCCTCCAATCTTCTACCACATCAAAAAGCTATATACCAGCGTTATGCAGGCTCCATCACCCAACAGCAGCTCGACAGCATGCTCGACAACTGGTCCAGCCAGGGCTACAGATACTACGACGAGGCTGACGGCATAGAGATGCGTGATGCCACCACCCAGCGTTACAACCTGTCCGTTTCCTCAGCCAACGACCGCAACAGCTTCGTCGGCACAATCGCTTACCACAGGGACAACCTCAACTCAAAACACTCATTCAATGAAGGTGTCGACATCTCTCTGCGCAATTCTCTGAACATGACAAAATGGGCATCACTCGACCTCGGGGCCTATGTCAATTACTCCAACAAGCAGACAGCCGGATATTCATTGTCCTCCCCCGGATTCAATATAGCCCCCTATATGAGCTTATACAACGAGGACGGCTCCACAATAGTGAGCAGCCAGGAGGACAGGCTCGACTCATCTCGCCTCGAAGCCATCAACAAGCACGGTCTTTACAGCGAGGACATCGACCCGATGGACGAGCTTGGCCGCTCCAATATCACCGACGGTGACCTGCTCACACGCATCTACGCACGCCTCAACTTCCGGATCACCGACTGGCTACGGTTCACATCCCAGTTCCAATATGAATTCGGCAATTTCGAGCATAAACAGATACGTGAAAAAGAGACTTACGCGGTACGCAACAAGATCAACAATTTCGCCTCATCATCCGACGGCATAAACACCATATACAACCTCCCTTACGGAGATATCTACGAACATCTCACCAACAATCAGCGCGCATATAATTTCCGCAACCAGCTTGACTTCAACAAGACATTTGCCGACATCCACGACCTTACAGCGATAGCCGGTTTTGAAATGCGCCACTCTCGCATAAGGTTTGAGAGCAACACTCTCTACGGATATGACGACGACCTGCTGCAATGGACCGTTGTCGACCAGTCCGCGATCCAGTCAATGTCAGGAGCGATCTTCGGACGCCCATGGATCTCAGCCAACGACTTTTCCAGCGTCAATGAGCTCACCAACCGTTTCATATCCTTCTACGGCAACATTGCCTACACCTTCAATGACCGTTACATGATCAACGGCTCCATCCGTACTGACCGCACCAACCTCTATGGCACAAGCAGCAAATACCAGGGCAAACCCATATGGTCGGCAGGCGCGGCATGGCGCATCGACCAGGAGAATTTCTTCAATCCTTCATGGATAAATATGCTTAAGCTGCGCCTTTCCCACGGCATCGGCGGCAACATCGCCAAGAACCAGTGGCCTTACACAGTAGCCTCCTACGGGACCAACACCCATCCGGGAGTCGGAGGCACACAAGGCACCATTAGTGCCCGCCCCAATCCTAAATTGCGATGGGAAAAGACAACTACCACAAATATCGGAATTGATTTCGCAATGTTCTCCAACCGTCTGAACGGATCCGTAGAATACTACAATAAAAAAGGCTCCGACCTTATGTCATCAGCCAACGGCATCTCGGTAGAGGGACAAGGCTCCACAACCAATGTTATCAACAACGGTGAGATGACCAACCGCGGTTTTGAAATGAACATAAGCGGCAATATCATACAAGGCAACGAATGGTCATGGTCCATGCAGGGAGTCATCGGATACAACCACTCCGAGGTAGGCACAGTAGAGGTCAAAGCCCCCATGTACGTACTTCAGCTCGATTATCCCGAGGATTTCCCGCGCACAGGACTTCCGTTCACAGCCATGTACGGCTACCAATGGGCAGGACTCTCAGCAGAAGGGCTTCCGCAGGTCTATGATGCCGCCGGCAACATATGCACAAAGAACACCCCTACATCCATCGACGATATCGTATATCTCGGCAGCTATACACCCACCTACAGTGGCTCCCTATCCACCAACCTGCGTTGGCGCGACCTCACCCTTTCAGCACTGATGCTGTTTGAGGGAGGGCATAAGATACGCTGCACCCAGTTCAACTACTCCGACCGGTGGAAAAAGCCCGGCGACGAAGCTTTCACCGATGTGCCACGCTATGTGGCATCAGAGAATCCTGATCTATACTGCAACATGGACCTGTACAACCGCTCGTCAGCAGTAATAAAGGACGCATCTAATCTGCGTCTGCGCAACATCTCCCTCTCCTATAGACTCCCCCGCCAATTATGCTCCGGATTCTACGCCAAAGATGCTCGCATAATGCTCGGAGTGGAAAACATCGCTACATTTGCCAAGACAAAGGCTGCTAAATTCACTCTCGGAGGATATGAGAGACCTACCTACATGGTATCACTGAACCTAAATTTCTGA
- a CDS encoding OmpH family outer membrane protein, giving the protein MKKFLFTLVIALGSILGANAQKFALVDMDYILSSIPNYEMANEQLNQLSQRWQKEVEAVAKEAETMYKNYQNEMVFLTDEQKKKKESEIVAKEKKAAELRQKYFGPEGELYKKRQTLMRPIQEDVYNAIKKVSEERGYQCIFDRASSADIIFASPRIDVSNEVLEKLGFSK; this is encoded by the coding sequence ATGAAAAAATTTCTCTTCACACTCGTCATAGCCCTTGGCAGCATACTCGGCGCAAACGCTCAGAAGTTTGCTCTCGTCGACATGGACTACATCCTATCGAGCATCCCCAACTATGAAATGGCAAACGAACAGCTCAACCAGCTCTCTCAGCGTTGGCAGAAAGAGGTCGAGGCTGTGGCTAAAGAAGCCGAGACCATGTACAAGAACTATCAGAACGAGATGGTGTTCCTGACCGACGAACAGAAGAAAAAGAAAGAGTCGGAGATCGTGGCAAAGGAGAAAAAAGCTGCCGAACTGCGACAGAAATATTTCGGACCTGAAGGCGAACTCTACAAGAAACGCCAGACACTCATGCGACCCATTCAGGAGGATGTCTACAATGCCATAAAGAAAGTAAGCGAGGAGCGCGGCTACCAATGCATCTTCGACCGCGCGTCATCAGCCGATATCATCTTCGCCTCCCCGCGTATCGACGTATCCAATGAGGTGCTCGAAAAGTTAGGTTTTTCAAAATAA
- a CDS encoding OmpH family outer membrane protein — protein MIKKLLLAIMIALPMSVFAQKFAVINTQELMQAMPEIKTINEQLEAANKKYQDEFSKLQEEFQKKYEEFQALEESTPQTIKERRMQEMQELEGKIQQFRETAVQDIQRQQQQLMAPVQEKVVKAIQAIGAEGNYTFVFENMVPVYVGTDVTDITPTVKTRLGIK, from the coding sequence ATGATCAAGAAACTGTTGCTCGCAATCATGATTGCGCTTCCTATGAGCGTATTTGCTCAGAAATTTGCTGTCATCAACACTCAGGAGCTCATGCAGGCAATGCCTGAAATAAAGACAATAAACGAGCAGCTCGAAGCAGCCAACAAGAAATATCAGGACGAGTTCAGCAAGCTCCAGGAGGAATTCCAGAAGAAATACGAAGAATTCCAGGCTCTTGAGGAAAGCACCCCCCAGACCATCAAGGAGCGTCGCATGCAGGAGATGCAGGAGCTCGAAGGCAAGATCCAGCAGTTCCGTGAGACAGCCGTACAGGACATACAGCGTCAGCAGCAGCAGCTCATGGCTCCTGTTCAGGAAAAGGTGGTAAAGGCCATCCAGGCTATAGGAGCCGAGGGCAACTACACTTTCGTATTCGAGAACATGGTGCCCGTCTATGTCGGAACTGATGTCACCGACATCACCCCCACTGTAAAGACCCGTCTCGGAATCAAATAA